In Chloroflexota bacterium, a genomic segment contains:
- a CDS encoding methylated-DNA--[protein]-cysteine S-methyltransferase has translation MVEQHTAYYASEIGALEIVGTADGILSVRFASNTGGNGAQIHECLQPCVRQLDEYFCGRRREFSIPVRLQGTDFEKRVWKALRRIPYGHTKSYSEIAREIGYEKAARAVGNTARKNPLAIIVPCHRVIGKDGKLTGYAGGLWRKEWLLKHEETH, from the coding sequence ATGGTCGAGCAACATACGGCATACTACGCGTCCGAAATCGGGGCCTTAGAGATTGTGGGGACGGCGGACGGTATCCTGTCGGTGCGTTTTGCCAGTAATACGGGTGGTAATGGTGCCCAAATTCACGAATGCCTGCAACCCTGCGTGAGGCAACTCGACGAGTATTTCTGCGGCAGACGCCGGGAATTCTCGATACCTGTCCGGTTGCAGGGCACTGATTTTGAAAAACGTGTCTGGAAGGCCTTGCGCAGGATTCCCTATGGCCATACCAAATCATATTCAGAAATCGCCAGGGAAATTGGTTATGAGAAGGCCGCCAGGGCTGTCGGTAATACGGCCAGGAAGAACCCCCTGGCGATCATTGTCCCCTGTCACCGTGTTATTGGCAAGGATGGGAAACTAACGGGATATGCCGGTGGACTATGGCGAAAGGAATGGCTGCTGAAACACGAAGAGACTCATTAG